A stretch of the Pan troglodytes isolate AG18354 chromosome 20, NHGRI_mPanTro3-v2.0_pri, whole genome shotgun sequence genome encodes the following:
- the ANKRD24 gene encoding ankyrin repeat domain-containing protein 24 isoform X21: MRGAASCLEVMIAHGSNVMSTDGAGYNALHLAAKYGHPQCLKQLLQASCVVDVVDSSGWTALHHAAAGGCLSCSEVLCSFKAHLNPQDRSGATPLIIAAQMCHTDLCRLLLQQGAAANDQDLQGRTALMLACEGASPETVEVLLQGGAQPGITDALGQDAAHYGALAGDKLILHLLQEAAQRPSPPSALTEDDSGEASSQNSMSSHGKQGAPKKRKAPPPPASIPMPDDRDAYEEIVRLRQERGRLLQKIRGLEQHKERRQQEPPGPPRCSSNSPGAVLPQGLCTTSVLCLECSSAVLPQGLCTTCVLCLECSSPRWPHSSLPHLLYASPEASSLHSLERQVQELQQLLVERQEEKESLGREVESLQSRLSLLENERENTSYDVTTLQDEEGELPDLPGAEALLSRQLSPSAQEHLASLQEQVAVLTRQNQELMEKVQILENFEKDETQMEVEASAEVIPLALYDSLRAEFDQLRRQHAEALQALRQQETREVPREEGTACGESEVAGATATKNGPTHMELNGSVAPETKVNGAETIDEEAAGDETMEARTMEAEATGAEATGAKVTETKPTGAEVREMETTEEEANMETKPTGAQATDTETTGVEAMGVEATKTKAEEAEMQAYGVGAGQAEPPVTGTTNMEATGSRATGVEATGVSATGVENPGVEATVPGISAGPILHPGAAEASEKLQVELETRIRGLEEALRQREREAAAELEAALGKCEAAEAEAGRLRERVREAEGSGASGGGGGDTTQLRAALEQAREDLRDRDSRLRELEAASACLDEARASRLLAEEEARGLRAELAQREEARLEQSRELEVLREQLATARATGEQQRTAAAELGRARDAAEARVAELAAACEEARQGLAELREASEALRQSVVPASEHRRLQEEALELRGRAASLEQEVVATGKEAARLRAELERERVCSVALSEHERIVGTLQANVAQLEGRLEELGRRHEKTSAEVFQVQREALFMKSERHAAEAQLATAEQQLRGLRTEAERARQAQSRAQEALDKAKEKDKKITELSKEVFNLKEALKEQPAALATPEVEALRDQVKDLQQQLQEAARDHSSVVALYRSHLLYAIQGQMDEDVQRILSQILQMQRLQAQGR, translated from the exons ATGCGGGGTGCGGCCAGCTGTCTGGAGGTGATGATAGCTCATGGCAGCAATGTCATGAGCACGGACGGGGCAG gTTACAATGCCCTCCACCTGGCCGCCAAATACGGGCACCCACAGTGCTTGAAGCAACTACTGCAG GCTTCCTGCGTGGTGGACGTCGTGGACAGCAGCGGGTGGACTGCCCTACACCATGCAG CGGCTGGTGGCTGTCTCTCCTGCTCAGAGGTGCTCTGCTCCTTTAAGGCACATCTAAACCCCCAAGATCGG TCAGGCGCAACACCCCTCATTATAGCAGCTCAAATGTGTCACACAGACCTGTGCCGTCTCCTACTGCAGCAAGGGGCTGCTGCGAACGATCAGGACCTGCAAGGCAG GACGGCCCTGATGCTGGCCTGTGAGGGGGCCAGCCCCGAAACAGTGGAGGTCCTGCTGCAGGGCGGAGCCCAGCCGGGCATCACCGATGCGCTGGGGCAGGACGCGGCTCACTATGGCGCCCTGGCGGGGGACAAACTCATCCTGCACCTTCTGCAAGAGGCGGCCCAGCGCCCCTCCCCACCCAGCG ccctcaCAGAGGATGATTCAGGCGAGGCGTCATCTCAG aACTCTATGTCCAGCCATGGAAAGCAGGGGGCCCCCAAGAAGCGGAAGGCGCCTCCACCTCCCGCCAGCATCCCCATGCCG GATGATCGAGATGCCTATGAGGAGATCgtgaggctgcggcaggagaggGGCCGCCTCCTGCAGAAGATCCGGGGCCTGGAACAGCACAAGGAACGGAGGCAGCAGGAG CCACCTGGGCCTCCTCGCTGTTCCTCCAACTCGCCAGGCGcagtcctgcctcagggcctttgcaccaccagtgtcctctgcctggaatgctctagcgcagtcctgcctcagggcctttgcaccacctgtgtcctctgcctggaatgctctagCCCCAGATGGCCCCACAGCTCTTTACCTCACCTACTTTATGCA TCCCCGGAGGCCAGCTCCCTGCACAGCCTGGAGAGACAG GTGCAAGAGCTACAGCAGCTGCTGGTGGAGAGACAAGAGGAGAAGGAGAGCCTGGGACGGGAGGTGGAGAGTTTGCAGAGCCGGCTGTCCCTGCTGGAG AACGAGCGGGAGAATACTAGCTATGACGTAACCACCCTGCAGGATGAGGAGGGTGAGCTGCCTGACCTTCCAG GGGCCGAGGCGCTGCTGTCCAGACAACTCAGCCCGTCGGCCCAGGAACACCTGGCCTCGCTGCAGGAACAGGTGGCTGTGCTCACCAGACAGAACCAGGAACTGATGGAGAAGGTCCAG ATCCTGGAGAACTTTGAGAAGGACGAGACACAGATGGAAGTGGAAGCTTCGGCAGAGGTCATCCCTCTTGCCCTCTATGACTCTCTCCGGGCCGAGTTTGACCAGCTACGCAGGCAGCACGCTGAGGCCCTGCAGGCCCTGAGGCAGCAGGAGACACGAGAGGTCCCCAGAGAAGAGGGGACAGCCTGTGGGGAGAGTGAGGTTGCTGGAGCCACGGCCACCAAAAACGGGCCAACCCACATGGAGCTAAATGGCTCAGTGGCTCCAGAAACCAAAGTTAACGGAGCCGAGACCATAGATGAGGAGGCTGCAGGAGATGAAACCATGGAAGCCAGGACTATGGAAGCCGAGGCCACAGGAGCTGAGGCCACAGGAGCCAAGGTCACAGAAACAAAACCCACAGGGGCTGAGGTCAGAGAGATGGAGACCACAGAAGAAGAAGCAAACATGGAAACTAAGCCCACAGGAGCTCAGgccacagacacagagaccacGGGAGTGGAGGCCATGGGGGTGGAggccacaaaaacaaaagcagaggaAGCAGAAATGCAGGCCTATGGAGTGGGTGCTGGGCAAGCAGAGCCCCCAGTCACAGGGACCACAAACATGGAGGCCACGGGCTCTAGGGCCACAGGGGTGGAAGCCACAGGAGTCAGTGCCACAGGTGTGGAGAACCCAGGGGTAGAGGCCACGGTCCCGGGGATCTCTGCTGGCCCCATCCTACATCCTGGTGCCGCAGAGGCCTCGGAAAAGCTTCAAGTAGAGCTGGAGACCAGGATCCGTGGCTTGGAGGAGGCTCTCCGGCAGCGGGAGCGGGAGGCAGCTGCGGAGCTGGAGGCGGCCCTGGGGAAGTGCGAGGCcgcggaggccgaggcgggccggcTGCGAGAGCGTGTCCGCGAGGCCGAGGGCAGCGGGGCcagcgggggcgggggcggtgaCACCACACAACTGCGGGCGGCCCTGGAGCAGGCCCGGGAGGACCTCCGAGACCGGGACTCCCGCCTGCGGGAGCTGGAGGCGGCCTCGGCCTGCCTGGATGAGGCTCGGGCCAGCCGGCTGCTGGCCGAGGAGGAGGCGCGGGGCCTGCGGGCCGAGCTGGCCCAGCGGGAGGAGGCGCGGCTGGAGCAGAGCCGGGAGCTGGAGGTTCTGCGGGAGCAGCTGGCCACGGCCAGGGCCACGGGGGAGCAGCAGCGCACGGCGGCCGCGGAACTGGGCCGGGCACGGGACGCCGCTGAGGCCCGAGTGGCTGAGCTGGCTGCGGCCTGCGAGGAGGCGCGGCAGGGCCTGGCCGAGCTGCGGGAGGCCTCCGAGGCCCTCCGCCAGTCCGTGGTGCCGGCCTCTGAGCACCGCCGGCTGCAGGAGGAGGCCCTGGAGCTGCGGGGCCGGGCGGCCAGTCTGGAGCAGGAGGTGGTGGCCACGGGCAAGGAGGCCGCCCGGCTGCGCGCGGAGCTGGAGCGGGAGCGTGTGTGCAGCGTGGCGCTCTCGGAGCACGAACGCATCGTGGGCACCCTGCAGGCCAACGTGGCCCAGCTGGAGGGGCGGCTGGAGGAGCTGGGACGGCGGCATGAGAAGACCAGCGCAGAGGTCTTCCAG GTGCAGCGTGAGGCCCTGTTCATGAAGAGTGAGCGACACGCAGCCGAGGCACAGCTGGCCACAGCAGAGCAGCAGCTACGGGGGCTACGGACCGAGGCGGAAAGGGCTCGCCAGGCCCAGAGCCGGGCCCAGGAGGCTCTGGACAAGGCCAAGGAGAAGGACAAGAAG ATCACAGAACTCTCCAAAGAAGTCTTCAATCTTAAGGAAGCCTTGAAGGAGCAGCCGGCCGCCCTGGCCACCCCTGAGGTGGAGGCTCTCCGTGACCAGGTGAAGGATTTACAGCAGCAGCTGCAG GAAGCTGCCAGGGACCACTCCAGTGTGGTGGCTTTGTACAGAAGCCACCTCCTATATGCCATTCAG GGCCAGATGGATGAAGACGTGCAGCGGATTCTCAGCCAGATTCTGCAGATGCAGAGACTCCAGGCTCAGGGCCGCTGA